One region of Eupeodes corollae chromosome 1, idEupCoro1.1, whole genome shotgun sequence genomic DNA includes:
- the LOC129939270 gene encoding protein OSCP1, which translates to MTPEANVFIVVNLGCEMLYVIDQRLKAQKISAEKSTEVVRDITSVFLDPKLIERLIIGSQQQKSLITAEHCKFMLADIACCSLMRLDDASMGKLWNLMTMIFKWQMFVTKHPQHLLDITFRHLDGMGKMHPEVKKSILVDYTKNTLLDFWNSSGETIQLGIYKTIKSWLECFNIKISLLLRLGFQAMDASFYRDPKESYFEEFTNQAGDNIYTKSMEIAAAMRGKTEETQRNRIENLQVQLNVSSSVTDQAKKNIFLDDFQIEKESPSSKGTSSSTPAEFVQLKPLYNPLNSSWEDFVGRRSSQSVSSSTDGCEKNIHTLLPKSK; encoded by the exons ATGACTCCTGAGGCGAATGTTTTTATCGTTGTAAATCTTGGATGTGAAATGCTTTATGTCATTGACCAAAGACTTAAAGCTCAAAAAATCTCTGCAGAGAAGTCCACAGAAG TGGTGCGTGATATAACAAGTGTCTTTTTGGATCCCAAATTAATAGAACGACTTATCATTGGAAGTCAACAGCAAAAGAGTTTAATTACCGCGGAGCATTGCAAATTCATGCTGGCCGACATTGCATGTTGTTCCCTGATGAGACTAGACGATGCATCCATGGGGAAACTTTGGAATCTGATGACAATGATTTTTAAATGGCAAATGTTTGTCACCAAACATCCACAACACTTATTGGACATAACGTTTCGTCATTTAGATGGTATGGGAAAGATGCATCCTGAAGTGAAAAAGTCTATTTTGGTGGATTATACAAAGAATACACTCTTGGACTTTTGGAATTCGAGTGGTGAAACAATTCAACTTGGAATTTATAAAACCATCAAAAGTTGGTTAGAGtgtttcaatattaagatttcaCTCTTACTGCGACTAGGATTTCAAGCAATGGATGCGAGCTTCTACAGAGATCCGAAAGAAagttattttgaagaatttaccAATCAAGCTGGGGACAATATTTATACGAAAAGTATGGAAATCGCTGCAGCTATGAGAGGGAAAACAGAAGAGACTCAAAGAAATCGCATAGAAAACCTACAAGTCCAACTGAATGTTTCGAGTTCTGTCACGGACCAGgccaagaaaaacatattcctCGATGATTTTCAGATAGAAAAAGAATCACCCTCATCAAAAGGGACTTCTAGTTCTACACCTGCAGAATTTGTACAGTTAAAACCACTTTATAACCCTCTAAATAGTTCGTGGGAAGATTTTGTTGGGCGTAGAAGTTCTCAAAGCGTGTCCTCGTCAACAGATGGTTGTGAAAAGAATATTCACACATTATTGCCAAAgagcaaataa
- the LOC129940501 gene encoding SET and MYND domain-containing protein 4: MDVYEVSDDLVRKLADWKLIGIASGKFNSLPDNNAKVKFVENTLHDFKYFDKIKLNCTLRAPKCNKRSEEFRMLGNKQFSLKQRNYFHALELYNKSICFSELDSENISIGYANRSAVLFEWKKYRECLENIELARKANYPKRLQHKLDKRENDCCQLLATQEPEIVPYTFVMTYDRHPVIPSIAECLELRCSKEMGRYICTNRDLAVGDVVAFEEPFASSLLAPMRYIRCANCKRENYLTLIPCPNCTSTMFCSEKCLEEAHNTFHKYECPIIDFIFTMFNKIHQIALRTCLTALSIFPNIDECMAFCADPINQNQSAFTIDQSNLTPREHYRAIHGLVTNQEHRSISDLFQRAVVCAVLKRFVIEHTPLKEFLGSLQGENFFTELLFRHLQTSPSNMHGMDLVEQVNETKDDQTFAGGAYAFFSLLNHSCAPNTIRIYKGTQAILFVLRPIPANGILYDNYGNHFALQRKKDRIENLQMQYRFTCRCEACEGEYPLFSQMQPKPGVPYVNNEADTERLMNYDWEFALSKYRDYCEILNQYAQAYPCAQIGHAEESLKMALHILVDAVPLKAKKQAKDLSQEK, encoded by the exons ATGGATGTCTACGAAGTCAGCGATGATTTGGTTAGAAAACTTGCCGACTGGAAACTAATAGGCATTGCATCTGGAAAATTTAATTCCCTGCCAGACAATAATGCCAAAGTTAAGTTCGTAGAAAACACGTTACACGATTTTAAGTATTtcgataaaataaaactcaattgcACACTCCGCGCCCCAAAATGCAACAAGCGTTCCGAGGAGTTTCGAATGCTCGGCAACAAGCAGTTCTCTCTGAAACAACGCAACTATTTCCATGCACTTGAGCTCTACAACAAGAGCATTTGCTTCTCTGAGCTCGATTCGGAGAATATATCAATCGGATATGCCAATCGTTCGGCGGTTCTGTTTGAATGGAAGAAGTATCGGGAGTGTTTGGAGAATATTGAGTTGGCCCGAAAGGCCAACTACCCTAAACGTCTGCAGCACAAACTGGACAAGAGGGAGAACGATTGCTGTCAACTGCTGGCCACTCAAGAACCTGAGATTGTGCCGTACACGTTCGTAATGACTTATGACCGCCATCCGGTCATTCCATCCATCGCTGAGTGCTTGGAGTTGCGCTGCAGCAAGGAAATGGGTCGTTACATTTGCACAAACCGCGACCTTGCTGTCGGTGATGTGGTTGCATTCGAGGAACCATTCGCATCGTCCTTGCTTGCTCCGATGCGGTATATCCGATGTGCGAATTGCAAGCGAGAGAACTATTTGACTTTGATCCCCTGTCCGAACTGCACAAGTACGATGTTTTGCAGCGAGAAATGCCTTGAAGAGGCACACAATACCTTCCACAAGTACGAATGTCCCATAATAGACTTCATTTTTACAATGTTCAACAAAATTCATCAGATCGCTCTAAGGACTTGTCTAACCGCCCTAAGTATCTTTCCAAATATCGACGAGTGCATGGCCTTCTGTGCGGATCCAATTAACCAAAACCAATCAGCATTTACCATTGACCAATCGAATTTGACGCCCCGCGAACATTATCGAGCAATACATGGCCTGGTCACGAATCAAGAACACCGAAGTATAAGCGATCTCTTTCAGCGAGCTGTTGTTTGTGCTGTGTTGAAGAGGTTCGTCATCGAACACACACCGTTAAAGGAATTCCTGGGCTCCCTGCAAGGCGAGAATTTTTTCACGGAATTACTGTTTAGACATTTGCAAACATCACCTTCGAATATGCATGGAATGGATTTAGTGGAACAGGTGAATGAGACTAAAGACGATCAAACATTCGCTGGGGGGGCGTATGCGTTCTTTAGTTTGCTAAACCATTCGTGCGCACCGAACACAATACGCATCTACAAAGGAACccaagccattttgtttgttttaagacCGATTCCAGCTAATGGAATTCTATATGATAATTATGG aaatcaTTTTGCCCTACAAAGAAAAAAGGATCGAATTGAAAATCTGCAAATGCAATACCGTTTCACATGCAGATGCGAGGCTTGTGAAGGTGAATACCCACTCTTCAGTCAAATGCAACCCAAACCAGGAGTGCCATATGTGAATAATGAGGCTGATACCGAACGTCTAATGAACTATGACTGGGAGTTTGCGTTGAGCAAATATCGAGATTATTGTGAGATTCTAAATCAATACGCCCAAGCTTATCCCTGTGCCCAGATTGGTCATGCAGAGGAAAGCCTTAAAATGGCCTTGCACATTTTGGTGGATGCAGTGCCACTCAAAGCAAAGAAACAAGCTAAAGATTTATCAcaagaaaagtaa